A single Brachionichthys hirsutus isolate HB-005 chromosome 17, CSIRO-AGI_Bhir_v1, whole genome shotgun sequence DNA region contains:
- the LOC137907168 gene encoding myeloid-associated differentiation marker-like: protein MPVIVLEAKDFTSPLFLVRTLEIMSGCITFSLVASLEPSALNKNRSNPEHLNTFRIFCMFSWCFFFSLTLLIHILTIIQFHTLIPISWKNLTMTVAVFGTLMSLSTSVIFPWIVMDHQNPRLHSVAAAVASCLTFLAYGSEAYILRTPAHEQRGYMGSTPGLLKILQLWGGCQTIALIVDVLCGPLGEGRSWQLWVSGVAYGTCILMALVTLVVILGDFAGRCFLPFSRCLAGFCLLGVMFYMVATVLCFTKMLQLRDRRQMTPKKSAELVVMETVVASITLLAYTVDLAFAIKLLFDRSHA from the coding sequence ATGCCTGTGATTGTTCTCGAGGCGAAGGACTTCACCAGCCCCCTTTTTTTGGTCCGTACTCTGGAAATCATGTCTGGCTGTATCACCTTCAGCCTGGTGGCCTCACTGGAACCTTCAGCGTTGAACAAAAATCGCTCTAACCCTGAACACCTCAACACATTCAGGATCTTCTGCATGTTTTCCTGGTGCTTTTTCTTCAGCCTGACACTCCTCATCCATATTCTCACCATCATCCAGTTTCACACACTCATCCCAATATCTTGGAAGAACCTGACGATGACAGTGGCGGTCTTCGGAACGCTGATGTCTTTAAGTACATCTGTGATTTTCCCTTGGATCGTCATGGATCACCAAAATCCACGGCTGCACTCTGTCGCGGCGGCTGTCGCCTCCTGCCTCACCTTTCTGGCCTACGGCTCAGAGGCCTACATTCTTCGTACCCCGGCGCATGAGCAAAGAGGCTACATGGGCAGCACGCCCGGTCTCCTCAAGATTCTCCAACTCTGGGGAGGCTGTCAGACGATAGCCCTGATTGTGGACGTTCTCTGTGGCCCGCTTGGCGAGGGGCGCAGCTGGCAGCTGTGGGTCTCGGGCGTGGCATACGGGACCTGCATCCTCATGGCTCTTGTCACCCTGGTTGTAATTTTAGGGGACTTTGCTGGACGATGTTTTCTACCTTTCAGCAGGTGTCTGGCTGGGTTCTGCTTGCTCGGGGTGATGTTCTACATGGTGGCCACGGTGCTCTGCTTTACCAAGATGCTGCAGCTGAGAGACCGCAGACAAATGACCCCTAAAAAGAGTGCAGAACTGGTCGTCATGGAAACGGTGGTTGCCAGCATCACTCTGCTGGCGTATACAGTGGACCTCGCCTTCGCCATTAAACTGTTGTTTGACAGGAGTCATGCATGA